GCGTGGGACGGCTCCAAGGCCAGCGTGGGCGCCTACGAATTCACCCCCTACGGCGGCGAATACAACCACACCGGAGCCGCTCTCGACTCCCTCGCTGGCGCCTACACCGGAAAGCCATGGGACGGAACCGCGCAACTCTTCCACTTCCCCTACCGCCAATACAGTCCCGATATGGCCCGGTGGACTACCAGGGATCCGCTGGGGATGGTCGATGGATTGAATTTGTATGGGTATGTGGTAGGAAATCCGAATAAGTACGTAGATGACACTGGGGGCGGTGCCATCTTGATCGGCGGATTGATTGGCGGAGGAGTACTCCTTGGAATTGGCGCGTACTGCGCGTGGACAGGAAACTGCGGAGACTGGGGACTGAAATAGGGGACAGCCACCTATTAATATTTCTATTCGGTCTGGATATCACCACCTGTTACGTCGATGATGATCTCGGTACGATGATCGAGATGACCGACCTGCGCGCCCCAGCTCGACCCCGACCGGGACGTACCCCCGCGCTGGGGCGTGACGCGTTGACGCTCCGGGCGCCAGTGGACGCGAGGGCGCCTTCTGCAACGTCTGGCGCCGGTGCGCGGGTACGTCCCTTGGGTCCGCGCCGCCAAGGGACGGGTGCGCGCTGGAAACCTCGAACCCGCGCACATAGACCAGCGTCCCGCGCATGCGACCGCCGCCCTTCCCGGACACCGCCGGTGCGCGCGCCTGTCCCGGTCGGGGTAGCGGCGGGAGGCGTGATTGTGGTGGGGGGGATTGGCACGGGCAAGCCCTTGCGGGCTTGACCGTGGCACACCCGGCAGTTGACAGTTGACAGTTGACAGTTGACAGTTGGCAGTTGGCAGGTGACAATTGACAGTTGACAGTTGACAGTTGACAGTTGACAGTTGACAGTTGACAGTTGACAGTTGACAGTTGGCAGTTGACAGTTGACAGTTGACCGCGGGGACGTTGGATTAGATTGAGGGGAGTCAAGTTTTCCGGCCTCCTGGGGGTTGAGCCGCTCGTGCGTGCGGGGTGGTTATAGCGGTGTTGGGTTGGCGTTGCTCCGGGCACACGAATCCGCCGTGGGCGGAATCGCGTGGCACGGGGGGGCATGCGTTGAAAAAGCGAGGAGCGGACTGGATATTCGCCCCTTCAAGTCGTGCATGCCGCGCGCCCC
This is a stretch of genomic DNA from Candidatus Hydrogenedentota bacterium. It encodes these proteins:
- a CDS encoding RHS repeat-associated core domain-containing protein translates to MVDIPNGMHTEYAYDTSGRQNAIHHKDRTTILQGFDVISTEDDADGSTGTLTMTNVVLAPTAQVSATLGGLAGTTPSSGTARYYATDHLGSTRSAWDGSKASVGAYEFTPYGGEYNHTGAALDSLAGAYTGKPWDGTAQLFHFPYRQYSPDMARWTTRDPLGMVDGLNLYGYVVGNPNKYVDDTGGGAILIGGLIGGGVLLGIGAYCAWTGNCGDWGLK